From the Sphingomonas suaedae genome, one window contains:
- the trmFO gene encoding methylenetetrahydrofolate--tRNA-(uracil(54)-C(5))-methyltransferase (FADH(2)-oxidizing) TrmFO, which produces MSNPQVHIIGGGLAGSEAAWQLANAGIRVKLSEMRGSGDMTPAHQTDGLAELVCSNSFRSDDAERNAVGLLHQEMRDLGSLIMAQGDKHKVPAGSALAVDRDRFSAGVTAALEAHPNITIVRERIDQLPTEGLTIVATGPLTAPSLADSIGAATGSDALAFFDAIAPIVHFESIDMDKAWFQSRWDKVGPGGNGKDYINCPMTKEQYLAFHQGLLDGEKTEFKDWENVPYFEGCMPIEVMAERGVDTLRYGPMKGVGLDDPRTACDEFPNGRWPYAVVQLRQDNATGTLWNMVGFQTKLKYAEQVRLFRTIPGLENAEFARLGGLHRNTFIRSPELLDPTLRLKSRPHIRFAGQVTGCEGYVESSAIGLLAGRFAAAEILGRELTPPPVETALGALLGHITGGAEVETYQPMNVNFGLMPPIEGRTKKADRKLLYTARARAAFATWPR; this is translated from the coding sequence ATGAGTAACCCCCAAGTCCATATCATCGGCGGCGGCCTCGCCGGATCGGAAGCCGCCTGGCAACTCGCCAATGCCGGCATCCGCGTGAAGCTCTCCGAAATGCGCGGCAGCGGGGACATGACCCCCGCGCACCAGACCGACGGCCTCGCCGAACTGGTCTGCTCGAACAGCTTCCGCAGCGACGATGCCGAGCGCAACGCCGTCGGCTTGCTGCATCAGGAGATGCGCGACCTCGGCTCGCTGATCATGGCGCAGGGGGACAAACACAAGGTTCCCGCCGGCTCCGCCCTCGCCGTCGACCGCGACCGTTTCTCGGCAGGCGTCACCGCCGCGCTCGAAGCGCATCCCAACATCACCATCGTCCGGGAACGCATCGACCAACTCCCCACCGAAGGACTGACGATCGTCGCCACCGGGCCCCTGACGGCCCCCAGCCTCGCCGACAGCATCGGCGCCGCCACCGGCAGCGACGCCCTCGCCTTTTTCGATGCCATCGCCCCGATCGTCCATTTCGAGAGCATCGACATGGACAAGGCGTGGTTCCAGTCGCGCTGGGACAAGGTCGGTCCCGGCGGCAACGGCAAGGACTATATCAACTGCCCGATGACCAAGGAGCAGTATCTGGCTTTCCATCAGGGACTGCTCGACGGCGAGAAGACCGAGTTCAAGGACTGGGAGAATGTCCCTTATTTCGAAGGCTGTATGCCGATTGAGGTGATGGCTGAGCGCGGCGTCGATACGCTGCGCTACGGCCCGATGAAGGGCGTCGGGCTCGACGATCCCCGCACCGCCTGTGACGAATTCCCCAACGGCCGCTGGCCCTATGCCGTGGTCCAGCTGCGGCAGGACAACGCCACCGGCACGCTGTGGAACATGGTCGGTTTCCAGACCAAGCTCAAATATGCCGAGCAGGTCCGGCTGTTCCGCACCATTCCCGGCCTCGAAAACGCCGAGTTCGCCCGGCTCGGCGGCCTCCACCGCAACACCTTCATCCGCTCGCCCGAACTGCTCGATCCGACGCTGCGGCTCAAGAGCCGCCCGCATATCCGTTTCGCCGGGCAGGTAACGGGCTGCGAGGGCTATGTCGAAAGCAGCGCGATCGGCCTGCTGGCGGGCCGCTTCGCCGCCGCCGAGATCCTCGGCCGCGAGCTGACCCCGCCCCCGGTCGAAACCGCGCTCGGCGCGCTGCTCGGCCACATCACCGGCGGTGCGGAGGTGGAAACCTATCAGCCAATGAACGTCAATTTCGGCCTGATGCCACCGATCGAGGGGCGCACGAAAAAGGCCGACCGCAAATTGCTCTACACCGCCCGCGCCAGAGCGGCATTCGCGACATGGCCGCGATAG
- a CDS encoding lysoplasmalogenase family protein, translating to MGWLFGAAVVAGASYCLEAWQIVDPGAWGAVWKTSGVALLAVWAATRSRSGDGWLLTGALALGALGDLLLDTHGLVVGGAAFAAGHLVACVLYWRNRRVALSPSQRAFGWLLAPATIGIAALFAAPAGGAVQAGAYSAFLGVMAALAWTSRFPRYRVGLGAVLFVASDLLIFSRFGPLEGSMVPGLLIWPTYFAAQALIAWGVSQALSSDQRAP from the coding sequence ATGGGGTGGCTGTTCGGGGCGGCGGTGGTCGCGGGGGCGAGCTATTGCCTGGAGGCGTGGCAGATCGTCGATCCGGGGGCGTGGGGTGCGGTGTGGAAGACCAGTGGCGTGGCGTTGCTCGCGGTCTGGGCGGCGACGCGGTCGCGGTCGGGCGATGGGTGGTTGTTGACCGGAGCGCTGGCGCTGGGGGCGCTGGGCGATCTGTTGCTCGATACGCATGGACTGGTGGTCGGCGGCGCGGCGTTTGCGGCGGGGCATCTGGTGGCGTGCGTGCTGTATTGGCGCAACCGGCGGGTGGCATTGTCGCCGAGCCAGCGAGCGTTCGGCTGGCTGCTGGCCCCGGCGACGATCGGGATTGCGGCGCTGTTCGCGGCGCCGGCGGGGGGCGCGGTGCAGGCCGGGGCGTACTCTGCGTTTCTGGGGGTGATGGCGGCGCTGGCGTGGACGAGCCGGTTTCCGCGCTATCGCGTCGGGCTGGGCGCGGTGCTGTTCGTCGCGTCGGACCTGCTGATCTTCTCGCGCTTCGGGCCGCTTGAGGGGTCGATGGTGCCGGGCCTGCTGATCTGGCCGACTTACTTTGCGGCGCAGGCGTTGATCGCATGGGGGGTGAGTCAGGCGCTGTCGTCGGACCAGCGGGCGCCGTAG
- a CDS encoding fatty acid desaturase, producing MARHHQADPALRGIVWRDLVTMRPRDGVIECLHPLPWLAGSLTAAALGTWPLAAFASFLFFLTALRLNHEAIHHNLGFGPRAHRIVLHILSALMLGSNSSVAFNHLHHHSKVGTDDDIEGRCGHMTLGEVLRFGPRFPIETHLYGWRHGGPGLRRRMAIDLALNLAVVGTALATLWPPLLYHIAAMLMAQCLTAFFAVWITHHGCDGALIARTQRGRLLNLVSYNMFFHLEHHLFPAVPVSRLPALATRIDAVAPRLAVKMVVPLNL from the coding sequence ATGGCCCGACATCATCAAGCCGACCCCGCCCTGCGCGGCATCGTCTGGCGCGATCTAGTGACGATGCGTCCGCGCGACGGCGTCATCGAATGCCTCCACCCCCTGCCCTGGCTCGCAGGATCGCTGACCGCCGCAGCGTTGGGCACCTGGCCGCTCGCCGCTTTCGCCAGCTTCCTGTTCTTCCTCACCGCGCTGCGCCTCAATCACGAGGCGATCCACCACAATCTCGGCTTCGGCCCGCGCGCGCACCGCATCGTGCTCCATATCCTCAGCGCGCTGATGCTCGGCTCCAACAGCTCCGTCGCATTCAATCACCTCCACCATCACAGCAAGGTCGGGACCGACGACGATATCGAGGGCCGCTGCGGTCACATGACGCTGGGGGAGGTGCTTCGCTTCGGCCCGCGCTTCCCGATCGAGACCCACCTCTACGGCTGGCGCCATGGCGGCCCGGGCCTCAGGCGGCGGATGGCGATCGATCTCGCACTCAACCTTGCGGTTGTGGGCACCGCACTCGCAACCCTATGGCCGCCCCTGCTCTACCACATCGCCGCGATGCTCATGGCCCAGTGCCTCACCGCCTTCTTCGCGGTGTGGATCACCCACCACGGCTGTGACGGCGCCCTGATCGCGCGCACTCAGCGCGGCCGCCTGCTCAATCTCGTGAGCTACAACATGTTCTTTCACCTTGAGCACCACCTGTTCCCCGCGGTGCCGGTGAGCCGCCTGCCTGCACTGGCGACACGGATCGACGCTGTCGCCCCGCGGCTGGCAGTAAAGATGGTGGTGCCGCTGAACCTCTAA
- a CDS encoding GbsR/MarR family transcriptional regulator: MSRFAEHPDAKAFILHWGEMGTHWGVNRSVAQIHALLYLADRPLHAEEIVETLGLARSNVSTGLKELQGYSIVRRVHVEGDRRDHFVAETDLWEMLMRISAERKRREIDPTVQLLGELAERLASDKTAPPQVRERVTRMHEFIGTLGTWYDQVRVLPKPTLVTLMKLGGKVARFIPGAGKGKD, encoded by the coding sequence ATGAGCCGGTTCGCAGAGCATCCCGACGCCAAGGCGTTTATTCTCCACTGGGGCGAGATGGGAACGCATTGGGGCGTGAACCGCTCCGTCGCGCAAATCCACGCGCTGCTCTACCTTGCCGATCGCCCGCTCCATGCCGAGGAAATCGTCGAGACGCTCGGCCTCGCCCGCTCCAACGTGTCGACCGGGCTCAAGGAACTGCAGGGCTATTCCATCGTCCGCCGCGTCCATGTCGAGGGCGACCGCCGCGACCATTTCGTCGCGGAGACCGATCTGTGGGAAATGCTCATGCGCATCTCTGCCGAGCGCAAGCGGCGCGAGATCGACCCCACCGTCCAGCTGCTCGGCGAACTCGCCGAGCGCCTCGCCAGCGACAAGACCGCCCCGCCCCAGGTTCGCGAGCGCGTGACGCGGATGCACGAATTCATCGGCACGCTCGGCACCTGGTACGATCAGGTCCGCGTCCTGCCCAAGCCCACGCTCGTCACGCTGATGAAGCTGGGCGGCAAGGTCGCGCGCTTCATCCCCGGCGCCGGCAAGGGGAAGGACTGA
- a CDS encoding VOC family protein has translation MIDHMSIAVADAERSKRFYEMTLKPLGMRCLTEMPEDGGGAYGFGVEGGGEFWVVHSDDVGKDMHVAFRAETRAQVDAFYDAAIAAGGRDHGKPGLRPDYGPNYYAAFVYDPDGVNIEAVCYAEE, from the coding sequence ATGATCGACCATATGAGCATCGCCGTGGCGGATGCCGAGCGATCGAAACGCTTCTATGAAATGACGCTGAAGCCGTTGGGGATGCGCTGCCTGACCGAGATGCCTGAGGACGGCGGTGGCGCCTATGGCTTTGGCGTCGAGGGCGGTGGCGAATTCTGGGTGGTGCACAGCGACGATGTCGGCAAGGACATGCACGTCGCGTTCCGCGCCGAAACGCGCGCCCAGGTCGATGCCTTTTACGACGCAGCGATCGCTGCGGGCGGGCGCGACCATGGCAAGCCGGGGCTGCGGCCCGATTACGGACCGAACTATTACGCCGCGTTCGTCTATGATCCCGACGGGGTCAATATCGAGGCGGTCTGCTATGCCGAGGAATGA
- a CDS encoding DUF488 family protein, translating to MKVFTIGYEGATLDSFLGALERAGVRQVIDVRQLPLSRRPGFSKTPLAAALAERGIGYVHLRALGTPKPGRDAAKKGDRATLEAVYAGQLELPEVQAAAARMRDLIAEKPSALLCFEREPGMCHRTLLLDAEGEGVEVVDLFADSLDGSA from the coding sequence ATGAAGGTATTTACCATCGGCTATGAAGGCGCGACGCTGGACTCGTTCCTTGGCGCGCTGGAACGGGCAGGCGTTCGCCAAGTGATCGACGTGCGGCAATTGCCGCTGTCGCGCCGACCGGGATTTTCCAAGACGCCGCTCGCCGCCGCGCTGGCCGAGCGCGGAATCGGCTATGTCCATCTCAGGGCGCTGGGGACGCCCAAGCCCGGGCGCGATGCGGCGAAGAAGGGCGACCGGGCGACGCTGGAGGCGGTATATGCCGGGCAGCTGGAGCTGCCCGAGGTGCAGGCCGCCGCGGCGCGGATGCGCGACCTGATCGCGGAAAAGCCAAGCGCGCTGCTGTGCTTCGAGCGCGAGCCCGGGATGTGCCATCGGACGTTGCTGCTCGATGCCGAGGGCGAGGGGGTAGAGGTGGTCGATCTGTTTGCCGATTCTTTGGACGGTAGCGCCTAA